The DNA segment CGGGGGAGCCAGATCGGGGTATTGCTCAACGGGCAAGGAATAAATAGCCAGTGCGCCGGACAAGGAAATGATGATCGCTAAAACCCAGGCAAAAATCGGGCGATCGATGAAAAAATTGGCCATGCGTCAAGAACCTCGTTATCACTCAGGCGGGAGTGACGAACATCAGCAAACAAACAGAACGTCAGTAATCTGACAAAAAAATCCACTGAGAAGCAGTTCCCAGCGGCAGTAAGGTCCAAAGAGGACGGAGCGAGTGTTAGAGTGTAGTTCTACGTCCAAGCACTTTACCTGCTCGCCGCGCATAAAACGTGGAGAAATAAAGGAGATAATGTAAAAAACCCACTCCGGACACGGGGTTATGTTTCTTAAAATCTTCTACGCTTGGTGTGATCCTTTCCTAATAACACGACCGGAGTGCGTTTGATGAATTTGAATTCGGTGTTTGCCCGCCGTCTGTATCTTTGCTGGTGGCTAGAAAATGAACAAAAACCTAATGTGCCGAAGCTGATGGAAATTACCGGCTGGCCGCGCCGGACCTTACAAGACGTGCTGAAAGCGCTGCCGGGGATGGGCGTTGAACTCGATTTTGTGCAGCAGGGGATCCGCAACAATGACGGGTACTATCAGCTATCGAGCTGGGGACCGCTCGATAAACAATGGGTTGAACGGCACCGCGATGAACTACTCAAGGCGATTTCACAAGGATGACGATAGCGTGGGGAGAATATTCCGGCTAAGATGACGGGCTTCTCTCACCACTTCTGAGCGGGGGCATTGAATGTCATCTCAAGACGATAGTTCTTCAGGTAAGTCATCCAAAATCGAAAACGTCCAAAGCGAGCTGCTGTCGGACAACTGGTACATTCTGCGTAAATTCTCCTACGATCTGATCAAGCGCAATGGCGAACGCCAGCCGCAAACCCGCGAAGTATATGACCGGGGCAACGGCGCGACGATCCTTCTCTACAGCAAAATCAAAAAGACCGTCCTGTTGATCAAACAGTTCCGTATGCCGACCTATGTCAATGGCAATGCCACCGGTATGCTGCTGGAAACCTGCGCGGGTCTGCTGGATAACGATTCGCCAGAAGATTGCATCCGCAAAGAGGCGATCGAAGAGACCGGTTTTGCAGTCGGTAAAGTCGATAAGCTGTTTGAAGCCTACATGTCGCCGGGCAGCGTTACGGAGATCGTCCACTTCTTCGCTGCGCAGTACGATGAGTCCCAGCGTCAGAACGACGGCGGCGGGGTAGAGGACGAAGATATTGATGTCCTCGAAGTGCCGTTCAGCGACGCCCTGGCAATGATAAAAGATGGCCGCATCAAAGACGGCAAAACCATCATGCTGTTGCAGTACGCGCAGATTCAGGGCTGGATGTCGTAACTGCTTTCGAAACGACAACGTGATGAATGACAAAGGCACCCTCGGGTGCCTTTTGTATTTTTTAATGAGGATAAAATGTTTACTGCGCTGCGGCGACCGGGGTACTACCCGCATGACCTTTGATGGCTGACCATGGCAGAACCGACCATTCCGGACCTTCACAGGAACGCTGAACGCGGGCGAATGACGGATCAAAATACAGCCCCTTCGGCGTGAAATACCAAGCCGGGAACTGCCAGATTTCCGGCTGGGAGTAATCACAATCATCATCACTCTCCTCAGTCGGTTTCTTCATTTCCTGCGGATAGGCTTCGGTCAGCTGTTTCACCAGCCACGGAGCCCATTTCTTGTCGCGATACTCAGCGAATGTATCAAAATCCACATCATTTTTGCCGGTTGAGACGCCGTCTTCTGCATTGAGATAATGGAACGGCGCACCTTCGCCTACCCAAACCACATCTTCCAGCGTCAGCGATTCTGCTGTTTTCGCATTCATATTCACCGGCGCTTCGCCAAAGTCAGGATGCGCACCGCCACAGTCGTAGGAGGTGAAAATACTGATGCTGACCACGTCATTGCTCAGGAATTTCGGCGTCACGGTCTGCATATATTCACCCTTGCCGAACCGGCTGGCGCCCAGCATACAGGCATGCCAGCCACTGACTTCCTGCCACAGACGGGCGCGCAGCTTTTGGTTGATCGCGTGCAGTTCGGCTTCCGGATAACCGGAGGCAATTTCAAACAGTGCGATTTTTGATTGCGGCTCAGTCCACCATTGCAACTGATAGCCCATAAAGTTTTCACTTTTACCGGCGGTCAGTTGAAGCCCGGAAAGGCGTAAAAATTCATAAGGTTCAGTGTGGGCGAGGGTGGTCAGCCACGTATCATCCGCCGGTGGGACGGGGATTTGTGCTGGCTGTAGTTTTACCGGCAGCGTTTTACCCTGCGGATTGGTCCAGCTCCCTTGCCAGCCACCTTTTTCATCTTTGGTCAGTGAAAGCTCAGGGCGCGGCGTGTCGTCAAAATCATCCAGCCCTTCCTGAAGTTTGAGTTCCTGGCCGTCCACGGCGCCGTTTAAAGGCAGGTCAAGACGGTATTTTTGATAAAAGTAGCGGCCCGTGACTTCATCGGGTTTATTTAAATCCAGCTCGACAACAATAGCGGTTTTACCCAGCGTGCCGGAATAGACCACCGGCGGCTCTTCCGCCAGCGCAGGCAGTGCCAGCAGGGCTATCAACCAAATCCACAACTTCATCTGTATCTCCCGGAGAAATGAACATCATCCTTTACGCCATTATTTTTTCGTTATTGGCAATGGCGTGCGAAAGCCAGTGTACTGAAAGTTTTGTTACGTCACCATTACGTGATTTCGTAACAGGTGAAAATAATTGTTTGCCTCGAAACGGACAGGGCAAGGTATCTCTTTCTAATTTCGAATAAAAAAATGCTGCTTTGTTAGCAGTCTCCCCGAAGAGGTTACGCTATTATCAGGAAGATAACTTCGAGAAGAGCTGAACCTCAAATGAGCAGATCGATAACCGCCCCTTTATGCCTGCTGGCCGGAGTGCTGGCTTTTAGCGCGCAGGCCGAGCCGATGCAGGCCATGTATAACGACTGGCAGGTAAGCTGCGACAACCTTAACCATTGCGCCGCGCGTAACAGTCAGGACGGGCAGGAGCTGGTGATGAAAATCACCCGCGAAGCCGGGCCGGAAGGCAAATCGACAATCAGTATTGATTACCAGCGCAACAGCGATGAACAAAGCGCCGACGCATCTCTCGCTAACCGGTTGCAGATGAATGGAAAAACGCTCACTTTTAATCACCGGGAATGGGATGTCAGTAAAAAACATCTCTCCACCAGTAACCGTCTGGTGGTCAACGATTTCATCGCCACAATTCGTGAAGGCAGCAACATTCAGCTGGCTGGTAAAGCCGATCCCGCACAACCGGTCAGGCCGATGATTTCGCTCAAAGGCCTGAAGGCCGCCTTGCTGGCCATTGATGACCGGCAGGGCCGTGTTGGCACTAAAACGGCCTGGGCGAACCGCGGCAACAAACCGGTGAGCACTGTGCCGCCAGCCCCGGCGGCATTGGTATTGCCGCGCTTTAGCGAACCGCACGCGCTCTCCGAGGCGGAGATTTCCGCCATTACGCAAAACGCCGCCACCACCATCGAGAACAACGATTGCAGCCTCGATCCTTCCGAACGCGAAGTGCATATTTTCGCCCTCAGTAATGATAAAGCGCTGATGACCGTTAACTGCGACATGGGAGCCTATAACCTGTTCGCCTTGGGGTTCATGGTGTCACGACAGGCTCCTTATAAGATGGAGAACCTGACGCTGAATATGCCGTTCAGACTGGGCGACGATGAACAGTCGCCAGAGCTGATTAACGCAGATTTTGACCCTAAAACCGGCATGCTCTCGACGTACGATAAAGGCCGCGGGATCGGCGACTGCGGTGTATCTTCCCGCTGGATGTTTGACGGTAAAGTGTTCCGGCTGGCGGCGTTCGCCTCGGAGCCAGCCTGTGATGGCTATAGCAGCGGCGGCGAATGGCCGGTGTTGTGGGTCACTCAGAATCCGTAACTTTCTTTAAGTCATAAAAATGCCCTGTAAAGCATGACGCTTTCAGGGCATTTTCTTTTCTGGCTTAAAACGCTGAGAATATTATTCAGCAGACGCTTTAACGACGACCGTGTTGCTGGCAAATTCAACCTGCTGATCGGCTACGATTTTGCAGCGTCTGCGGGTTTCGACTTTACCGTTGACCTTTACCTGGCCTTCGCTAATGACGGATTTCGCGCTACCGCCGCTGTCACACCAGCCCATAAATTTGAGCAGGTCGCAGAGTTCAACGTGCGGGTGCTTTTCGAGAAAAAAAGTTTCCATGTATTCCTGACTTTGTTTGGTACGAATGAATTAAGACTTAGTGGCGCTGATGTCGTGATATTCCTCACACGCCTGCAAGGTGTTTTGAATCAGCGTCGCGACCGTCATCGGGCCAACTCCGCCCGGCACCGGTGTGATAAAGGAAGCGCGCTCAGCGGCGGCATCATATTCCACATCGCCGACAACTTTACCACTTTCCAGACGGTTAATACCGACATCAATGACAATCGCGCCCGGTTTAATCCATTCACCCGGAATAAAGCCCGGTTTACCGACGGCTACCACCACCAGATCGGCGTTTTCGACGTGATGACGAAGATTTTTGGTGAAGCGGTGCGTCACGGTCGTCGTACAACCGGCCAGCAGCAGTTCCATGCTCATCGGTCGGCCCACAATGTTAGATGCGCCAATCACCACCGCATTGAGCCCGAAGGTATCAATGCCATAGCGTTCGAGCAGGGTAACGATGCCACGCGGTGTGCAAGGGCGCAGGGTAGGCGCGCGTTGACACAGTCGACCGACGTTATAAGGATGGAACCCGTCGACGTCTTTATCCGGATGAATACTTTCTAAAACCTTGATGTTATCAATACCTGCCGGCAGCGGAA comes from the Enterobacteriaceae bacterium Kacie_13 genome and includes:
- a CDS encoding helix-turn-helix domain-containing protein encodes the protein MNLNSVFARRLYLCWWLENEQKPNVPKLMEITGWPRRTLQDVLKALPGMGVELDFVQQGIRNNDGYYQLSSWGPLDKQWVERHRDELLKAISQG
- the ybcJ gene encoding ribosome-associated protein YbcJ, translated to METFFLEKHPHVELCDLLKFMGWCDSGGSAKSVISEGQVKVNGKVETRRRCKIVADQQVEFASNTVVVKASAE
- the folD gene encoding bifunctional methylenetetrahydrofolate dehydrogenase/methenyltetrahydrofolate cyclohydrolase FolD, translated to MAAKIIDGKTIAQQVRNEVAARVQQRLAEGKRAPGLAVVLVGENPASQIYVASKRRSCEEVGFISRSYDLPATTTEGELLKLIDQLNNDGEIDGILVQLPLPAGIDNIKVLESIHPDKDVDGFHPYNVGRLCQRAPTLRPCTPRGIVTLLERYGIDTFGLNAVVIGASNIVGRPMSMELLLAGCTTTVTHRFTKNLRHHVENADLVVVAVGKPGFIPGEWIKPGAIVIDVGINRLESGKVVGDVEYDAAAERASFITPVPGGVGPMTVATLIQNTLQACEEYHDISATKS
- a CDS encoding DUF1176 domain-containing protein codes for the protein MSRSITAPLCLLAGVLAFSAQAEPMQAMYNDWQVSCDNLNHCAARNSQDGQELVMKITREAGPEGKSTISIDYQRNSDEQSADASLANRLQMNGKTLTFNHREWDVSKKHLSTSNRLVVNDFIATIREGSNIQLAGKADPAQPVRPMISLKGLKAALLAIDDRQGRVGTKTAWANRGNKPVSTVPPAPAALVLPRFSEPHALSEAEISAITQNAATTIENNDCSLDPSEREVHIFALSNDKALMTVNCDMGAYNLFALGFMVSRQAPYKMENLTLNMPFRLGDDEQSPELINADFDPKTGMLSTYDKGRGIGDCGVSSRWMFDGKVFRLAAFASEPACDGYSSGGEWPVLWVTQNP
- the nudK gene encoding GDP-mannose pyrophosphatase NudK — encoded protein: MSSQDDSSSGKSSKIENVQSELLSDNWYILRKFSYDLIKRNGERQPQTREVYDRGNGATILLYSKIKKTVLLIKQFRMPTYVNGNATGMLLETCAGLLDNDSPEDCIRKEAIEETGFAVGKVDKLFEAYMSPGSVTEIVHFFAAQYDESQRQNDGGGVEDEDIDVLEVPFSDALAMIKDGRIKDGKTIMLLQYAQIQGWMS